A window from Setaria italica strain Yugu1 chromosome VIII, Setaria_italica_v2.0, whole genome shotgun sequence encodes these proteins:
- the LOC101776724 gene encoding lichenase-2 produces the protein MARQGAASSMFAMALLLGIIASIPQSVDSIGVCYGMSGSDLPPASTVISMYKSNGIKAIRIYAPDKAALQALAGTNIRVLVGAPNDVLSNLTDAKAAAAWVRDNIEAYPSVSFGYIAVGNEVAGKAADLLAPAMENVHSALDAAGLGHIKVTTSVSQAIVVFNKPSGGNFTKEAQGFMGPVLKFLARTGAPLMANIYPYFTYAYNTAGMDVDYALFTAPGTVVKDGKYNYQNLFDATVDAFYEAMAKLGVSDVPVLVSETGWPSGGGKAATPENAKIYNQNLIEHIRKGTPRHPEPIKTYVFSMFNENQKDKGVEQNWGLFYPNMKPVYAISLSTSAAPAPAPSPDSVEE, from the exons ATGGCAAGGCAAGGTGCAGCTTCAAGCATGTTTGCCATGGCATTACTCCTCGGAATCATTGCTTCCATCCCCCAAA GCGTGGATTCCATCGGGGTGTGCTACGGCATGAGCGGCAGTGACCTACCGCCGGCGAGCACCGTCATCAGCATGTACAAATCCAACGGCATCAAGGCAATTCGGATATATGCGCCCGACAAGGCGGCGCTCCAGGCCTTGGCTGGCACCAACATCCGTGTCCTCGTGGGCGCGCCCAACGATGTGCTGTCCAACCTCACCGACGCgaaagccgccgccgcctgggtcCGCGATAACATCGAAGCCTACCCCTCGGTCTCGTTCGGCTACATCGCCGTCGGCAACGAGGTGGCTGGCAAAGCGGCGGACCTTCTTGCTCCAGCCATGGAGAATGTCCATTCTGCGCTCGACGCAGCTGGTCTTGGCCACATCAAGGTCACCACGTCGGTGTCGCAGGCCATAGTGGTGTTCAACAAGCCCTCCGGTGGCAATTTCACCAAGGAGGCGCAGGGGTTCATGGGCCCGGTCCTGAAGTTCCTGGCACGTACTGGCGCACCGCTCATGGCCAACATCTACCCGTACTTCACCTACGCCTACAACACGGCCGGCATGGACGTCGACTACGCACTCTTCACAGCTCCAGGAACCGTGGTGAAGGACGGCAAGTACAATTACCAGAACCTCTTTGATGCAACCGTCGACGCCTTCTATGAGGCGATGGCGAAGCTCGGTGTGTCCGATGTACCTGTCCTGGTGTCGGAGACCGGGTGGCCCTCCGGTGGTGGCAAGGCGGCGACACCGGAGAACGCAAAAATCTACAACCAAAACCTGATCGAGCACATAAGAAAGGGCACGCCACGGCACCCGGAGCCAATCAAGACGTATGTCTTCTCCATGTTCAATGAGAACCAGAAGGACAAGGGCGTGGAGCAGAATTGGGGTCTCTTCTACCCAAACATGAAGCCCGTCTACGCAATCAGCTTAAGCACgtctgctgctcctgctcctgctccatcTCCTGATTCTGTGGAAGAGTGA